The genomic region GTCATTGCGTATCAGTCGGTCAAGTATTCTTCATAGTCCGTCGGGTTTATCCTCATCATCTCTTAACTTAGAATTCATGCGTAATTTTTAATTTTAGGCGTTAGGCGGTCTCCTCAATGTTTCAGCAGTTTTATGATTTTATGCTTGGGATGGTCTTTGGTTTCCTCCTTGCCGTTCCCCCTGGCCCTATGAATGCGTTGATAGCTGCTGAGGCTACTCGGTCGCCTATTCATGGGACCAGTGTTGGTCTTGGGGCGATGTCTGCCGATGGTATACTCATGGTTATTACCTACCTCTTCTCCAGGGTTTTGGGTCATTACGTGTATTACCTATACTTCATTGGTTTTGCGGTGATGATTTACCTAGCCGTGTCAATTTTAAGGTCCACCTTCTCTCCTAGGAGCTCCAGTGGTAATAGGTCTGTGCTCCTTAATTACTTTATGGGTGTTTCCATGGGTTTAACGAATCCGTATCAAGTCTTTTGGTGGCTCACGGCTGGTCTATCATTCATGAGCATATTCGGTATTTTCAGCATAGTGGGTTTGTTCACGGCAATACTCATTTGGGTCTTTACGTTTCCATACGCTGTCTATGTTGGTAAGGTTTATGGTGGTTCCAAGGTTGATTTTGCGGTTAAACTCGTCTCGGCGTTGGGCATAATGGCCTTCGCCATCTATATAATTATTCACGCGTTAACGCATTTCATGTAGAGGTAAGTTTATAAAGTTGAAATTATAGAATAGAATGTGGATCTAGACGAACTAGCACTATCTGTAATGGGACCACTAATCCTAAGGTTAAGGAATACGAGGATTTACGAAAGGCTTGAGAAAAGCCTTTCATCATCATTATCATTCACGAGCCCTGAACGTTATTTAGCGAGGGTCTTATTTATAACAACAATAATGCTCGTAATAACGGCTCCACTCGGTATCCTTCTCATAACGCTAAACCTAAACAATGCATTAATACTACTTAGAATGAAACTCCTCTTTTCAACCCAGTACGGTATTAGGGATCTGGTGCTAATAATCATTGGTGTTGTCCTCATATTCATGCCATTGATAGTGTATGAAATAATGATTGGAATGCCAAGAATAACCTCAAGTGACCTCGCCTTTAAGGTTGATACTGAATTACCGTTTTTCGTGGCCTACGTCTCTGCGATAACAAACTCAGGGCTTTCGGTGTTTAGGGCTGTGGAGAGAATTGCCGAGGCGAAGATACTGGAGGTCGTGGGTAAGGTGGCTAGGTGGGCATACATTAGGTTTAAGGTCTTTGGTGAGGATCCGTTGACGGCCTTATCAAACGTATCATCTGCAATAGAGAGTAGGATGCTTAGGGAGTTCATTAGTGGTTACATAACCACGGTTAGGACTGGCGGTGACGTTGTTCACTACATAAACACTAGGCTCCATGACATTGTTAGTAATGCCATTGAGCGCATGAATAGGGCCGCCGAGTTCCTTGGAATGCTCATGGAGAGTTACATAGGTTCAGCAGCAATACTCCTAATTGGCTTGGACGTGCTTTACCTGGCACAGGCCGTGACACCCTTCGGTAATAGGTATGCGGCCTTCATGCAGGCAATAAACTCGAATTACATGTTCGGTCTATTCGTTGTACCTGCAATATCAGTAGCGTTCATATACCTCGGTGAGGTATCGGCTTTCAGATCACCATACACCGACTATAGGCCCTATAAGTGGGCTGGCGCTTCGTTGACTGTGGCTGTGGTGCTCGGTGTTCTTGAGTATGTAATGTTATTTCACAGAGATTTGAGTAATAGGATTTATATTCGTGGATTGCCGATTCCATTGGATTTCACGATAGTCTTTGGCTTAACTCTGGCTTTATCCTTCGTGCCGACCGCGATCTACTCCATGAGGGTTGTTAGTGAGAGGTGGGAGATTGATAGGGAGTAT from Vulcanisaeta distributa DSM 14429 harbors:
- a CDS encoding lysine transporter LysE — protein: MFQQFYDFMLGMVFGFLLAVPPGPMNALIAAEATRSPIHGTSVGLGAMSADGILMVITYLFSRVLGHYVYYLYFIGFAVMIYLAVSILRSTFSPRSSSGNRSVLLNYFMGVSMGLTNPYQVFWWLTAGLSFMSIFGIFSIVGLFTAILIWVFTFPYAVYVGKVYGGSKVDFAVKLVSALGIMAFAIYIIIHALTHFM
- a CDS encoding type II secretion system F family protein, translated to MDLDELALSVMGPLILRLRNTRIYERLEKSLSSSLSFTSPERYLARVLFITTIMLVITAPLGILLITLNLNNALILLRMKLLFSTQYGIRDLVLIIIGVVLIFMPLIVYEIMIGMPRITSSDLAFKVDTELPFFVAYVSAITNSGLSVFRAVERIAEAKILEVVGKVARWAYIRFKVFGEDPLTALSNVSSAIESRMLREFISGYITTVRTGGDVVHYINTRLHDIVSNAIERMNRAAEFLGMLMESYIGSAAILLIGLDVLYLAQAVTPFGNRYAAFMQAINSNYMFGLFVVPAISVAFIYLGEVSAFRSPYTDYRPYKWAGASLTVAVVLGVLEYVMLFHRDLSNRIYIRGLPIPLDFTIVFGLTLALSFVPTAIYSMRVVSERWEIDREYAEFLRDVTELRKSGFTPEKTFETLKYTRRYGAFDKYLDTMVRQIRYGVPIREVLSSIMPKLHSYYSKVFTFLLTETIDLGGASPQVLDMLASFASSIVSVQENMRARLRPLRYVPYIGAVILIVTLVVLIFSVVAIVTRVGPGGVAAGGPTSSPLINLLATSFSFTITIDSFIMGLIAGKLGEGELSLGFRHAVVLTLMVVLVYAMSPFLANALFGAMSTPSTSVPY